In the genome of Arachis hypogaea cultivar Tifrunner chromosome 9, arahy.Tifrunner.gnm2.J5K5, whole genome shotgun sequence, the window aaaatttctctgtcacatcaccttgagtcttcacactagttgtagcccatcatacatgtctttaattgcacgaatatatgcaaTCCTTACTAtcttcttttctaaaaccttctataaaatctcccttggcaccctatcgtacgcttttttcaaatcaataaacaccatatgtagatcctttttattgctacgatacctctccatcatccttcttaataggtatattgTTTCAGTGATGATCTACTTGgcataaaaccaaattagttttctGTTATTTGTGTCTCTTGTCTcagcctccgttctatcaccacTTCCCGTAACTTCATGGTATAGCTCATGAGCTTGATCCCTTTATAGTTTCTGCAACTTTATATATCCCCTTTATTCTTATAGATAGGTATCAAAGTGCTCTTTTTCCACTCATTTGGCTTCTTCttagaccttaaaatctcattaaaaagcttggttaaccaattAACACATTTCTCTCCAAAACCCTTCCAAACTTCAATTGGGATATTATCGGGTCCTACTGCCTTGCCATTTTTCATCCACGTTAGTCTCTTTTACTTCGAAGATTCAAATCCtttgatagtagtcaaagttttgagcTTCTTCCCtcgtgcataaccgaccaaggtttggaagagtcttctgtccttcattaaataactcatAGAGCTCTTCCATCTTTCATTGAtattctcctcttgagccaacacctctccgtCTTTATCCTTCATGCACTTAACCTGATGCAAGTCTCTCGTTCTTTTTTCAcaactctttgcgattctatatatacctttttctctttctttttatgcctaaagattggtagagaccctcatatgctcttgtctTGATTCGCTTACAACcacttttgtttctttcttagccgccttatatttttcctaattatctgcattgcggcacaaagaccactctttaaagcacaccttttttgcctttatcttttcttgtcccttcacattccaccaccaggactctttgtctcttggtcctatcccTCTAGAtttaccaaaactttcttttgttgattttctaataacttctgccatctctcTTCACATCTCCTTCTTACTTCCGTTCTCATCCCACTTTACCTCTTTTTCTATTCGTTTTAGAAAacctttttgttcttcatctttcaTCCACCACCATCTCATCTTTGGGTTCTTCATATGAtgtctttttctcaatttttgcTCAACTCAAAAATCTATGACAAACATCTTATGTTGTTAttcaaaaaagggaaaaaaaacttAGTCTATATATTCTCCTTTATTTGTTATTGAAAAGATGTAAATTAAACTTATCTAAACTACTTATTGTATATTTATTCCATGATAGAGAAATGTTTGTCGAATTAGTAAAAAGTAGAATTCTTAACAAAACATTTTATgaattatgttttaaagttttgATTGTAATTTGAACTTTTCCAATAGTTCTTCAGGTGATGAGAATTAGGGACCCCAAATATTATTGTATTGTACattctttcttatattttcaaTGATGATAAATCTTCAggtgtttttttaattttctttttgaatttttttatcacttacatttatttataataaattagatcTTTAAATATAAGATTCTAACATTACCCGTTTTAAATTATAAGGTGACTAGTTGATATACTCTCATTCATTAGTGAAAAATGTAAGATTTATCTAGTATATTTTCTCTCGTAATTATAAAAAAGTGCTGGCTTATTTCtagagataataatttaaaattattttaattaatttaatattcataattttatatataatatttataattatatatttattatatttaatattatatatttattttaataataattaataaatataaaataaaatgaatttagATTAATTTCTGTTATCTTCTAATAACATTTTTTTAGGCAATAGACTTCATATGTAAAACATTTATGATTCATCTAAAACATCTACAACTACTCTATAATAGTTATAATTTGTACCTAAATAAagattattttcatgtgaaattaataattaatattattaaaagataattttatcaaatttattaaattatcaaataattCTATACTATCACATGAAAACAACCGTAAGTAATTTTACCATTAATTAAACACCATTGATGAACAACCAGTGATTAAGTTTCTTTTCAATCTTCTTCTCCTTAATGGTGTCCAAGCTTGGCCTCCACCCATTACTCCCAGCTGAAAGTTGCCTACTCAAATACTCCGGCCTCATCATCTCCGGCATCAAAAACTCTGAAAACTCGCACCGCACCGTCTCTTCCTCCCTTCTCCGGACCCCTCCACCGGCGTCTCTAGTCCCACCCTCCCCGCCGGCAAGACGCAAGAGCCACGGAACAAGCCTGGAGGAACAGACGATTTCCTTGGAACGCAAGGCAGAGTTAACGGCCAAGAGAATGCGGCGGCCGTCGTGGCTGGTCAAAGAGACAGGCTTCCCTTTCTTGACGGGAAGCATAAGGTAGACCTTGTTCATCTGAAGCATCTTGTCGGCCGGCAATGGAGTTGGCCGCTTCTGTTTCGTCGTCAAAGCCGAATCGAATTCCACAACTACCTGCTGCGGGTGCTCTAGCATGAGCTCTGCCACCGTTAGGGGTTGCTCATAGTCATGAATGGAACCGTCCCACAAGACGATTTTCGCTGTGGCTGCATTTGAAGGACGAAGGGAGAGTTGGTTTCCCATAATAACAAGATCGTAATAAGGTTTGTTTTAAAAGAAAGGGATTATTAATAACTTTTGATTCGGGTTGCGTTATATTGGGGGGAAATTATTAATGTACGTAACGGGGAATTTATGTTTGTTAAACCGCTCCATCTTGTGACAAGAATAATTGTGGATTCTAGTGCCTCTATTACTTGGCTCTTTCTTTCTGCTAGTTACAACGTTACTTCACGTTTTGACTTTGGATATCGGATGTCTCCCTcaattttttgttcttttattaatACAGTATTTTGTTGATGATGAAAACtgaggtgaagtcgacttcatgtgaagttatatctgagagtcgttagataaaaatttaatcaaatcagtcaCATCATCTAACAGCTCTTAGATATTAAttttacgtgaagtcgactgcacttgagtttGCATCTTTGTTGATACTTAAATAATAAGAACTAAACTCACTTAAAAATtgaataacaaattatttataaattttaaaaattaatcaccaAAGTAATCACtagtatataatttatatattttttaaataaaataattatctactataatattaaatttttcttaGTAtagtaatcaatttttttatgaatactAAAAATAAGTCACTGCTTTATTTTTAtgtacttttatttgtattttgatcGTAAATATGAATCTAATTTGATTATATTGTTTATATAATGTTTGATTATAAATACGAATTTACTTTGATTTTACtgattataaaatttgattataaatataaatatgttaTTTATCTGAATTTCTCTATGTGTTTTTATAGTTGGTTTAATTAAAgtagtggttttttttttttttttactgtaaCGGATTTATATTTTAACTAAGTAGTTAAAAGTAGTTAAAGTTGGCTTCACTAAATAATAATTTGTAACT includes:
- the LOC112710533 gene encoding uncharacterized protein, which gives rise to MGNQLSLRPSNAATAKIVLWDGSIHDYEQPLTVAELMLEHPQQVVVEFDSALTTKQKRPTPLPADKMLQMNKVYLMLPVKKGKPVSLTSHDGRRILLAVNSALRSKEIVCSSRLVPWLLRLAGGEGGTRDAGGGVRRREEETVRCEFSEFLMPEMMRPEYLSRQLSAGSNGWRPSLDTIKEKKIEKKLNHWLFINGV